GCCATCCAGCTGCGCGAGGACTGCGAGGTGGCGGGGCGTGTCGGATACGTAGGTTCCCTGAATGGCCAGGCACGCGTCGTTGATCCGAGCTCGTTCGGCAAATTGGCTGGCACTGCGAGATTGGAGAGCGAGGGCCGCGAGGGTTTTGCGTCCGGCAGTCTCGAGCTTGTCGCGTTGCAGCTGGCGCTCGCGTTCAGGCATCTCGGTCGCGTAGAGTTGCGCGACGTCGTCTCGCAGAGACATCAAGGTCTTTGCGATCAATCGGTCATCGCTCACTCGGACGCGCGGGTCTACGCTGTTTGCGTCCGCGTTTGTATCTGCATGGGCTCCCAGTCCAGACCGCATGTCTCGCGAATAGAAGAGCACGACCGCCTCTTCACCGATGAAGTTGGCGACGCCTTCGTTGAAATCGGGTTGGCTCTTCAAAAACACGTTGGCGTGTACCAGTTCGTGGATCACCGTTTCGACCAGGCGTTCTGGAGTCGTGTTCAGCATCGGCGAGGTCAACGGATCGTCGAACCAGCCCAGGGTCGAGTACGCGCTTATGGCGCCGAGGCAGACGTCCATTCCCAGTCCGCGCAACCGCTCCGCTTCGCGCTCCGCCAGTTCCCGGTCGAAGAAACCCTTGTACGGAACCGCTCCGACGATCGGAAAGCGAAAATTCGAGGCTTCGATGCTGCCGGGTTTGGTCGCAATTACGCTGGTGACGATTCGGTCGTGGGGCCACGGTACATAGCTCGTGTATTGCCCCTTTACTTCGAGCCCCAGCTCGGCGGCGAACTCGCGAGCCTGCTGCACCAACTGCAGTTTGGAACGGAGTTCTTCGTCGGTCTCGGGGTTGGCGAGCAGTTTGTCGACCGATTGACGTGCCAATAGAAGTTTGGTCTGTCCCACGGCGAGGTGCCCGTAGTAACAGCCGGTGCTATTCAGCTGCACAACTACGGAGAGGATCGACATGAGCAGCAGAGCAGAGGACTTCTTCTGTGTGCGATTTGTCGTGGAGATCGACTCATCCACGGGTGCGGCCGGAGCCGCAGAAGAAGAAAACTCGGCCCTGCAAACGACCGCCGATCGGATCGTCGCCGAGTGCTGGGGGGCAGGAGCTGCTGGTATGGAAGAGAGGTCGCGGTCGCAGGACATCTTGTTGCTCATTTATGCGGCGCACTCCTGTTTGCAGCAAGTCGTTTTCGCGGCGACGGCGGCTGGGGGGCGCATCGACGGCAAACCCGAACTCGTTTCGGAACGCAACTGGTCAGAAGCATGGAAGCAGGGACTCGAGGCGATCGAGATTTCCGAGCGGCTGGTCGTGCGTCCGTCCTTCGTTGCATTCGATTTGCGTCCCGGCCAATGTGAGATCGTAATCGACCCCGGGCAAGCCTTTGGGACTGGTGGGCATGCGTCGACGCGTTTGATTCTCGAATGGCTGGATGTCTTGTCCCCCGACCTCAGCGAACAGATCCGAGTGCTCGATGTGGGGACGGGCACAGGTGTGCTGGCGATGGCGGCACTTGCTCTCGGGGCTGGGCGGGCAGTGGGTTTCGATCTCGACTCGGTAGCTGTCATCGAGGCGGGCAAGTGGGCCGAGCGGAACGGATTCGCGGATCGTCTGTCGCTCTTCGTCGGGGGAATCGAGGCGCTGCAGGCACAACCGTTTGATCTCGTGGTCGCGAACCTTTTGCGCAGCGAGCTGTTTCCGATCATTCCGTTGCTGGCGGGATGTATAGACGAAAAGGGAACGGTGCTGCTCTCCGGACTGCTCGCGCAAGAGCAGGGGCGGGTAGAAGCCGCCATGGCGCCGTTTGGATTCAAAACCAAGGGAGCCCGATTCATGCGCGACGACACCCGGGACAACTCCACCGGCGACCACTGGGTGTCTCTGCTCATGGGACGAGCATAACGCGCGACGATCGCGCGAGCGCAGAATGTGGCGTTGCGCTTGCTCGAGTTGGATCGCTGACAAATTCGCGATAAATCGCCCAGTTCTGTCTGCTGCGCCCGATTTGCATCTCGCTTGCTTTAAGGCGGATCACGGTCGCATCGAGAGACATCCTCGCTTAGACTCCCGCCGTCCACGCACCCCCGTGGGTGTCGAGCCGCTCGGGAGCGTTCTCAGCGGCGGGGGAGGATGCGTGGTCGAGCAAGTTGTAGACATCAACCGATGCTCGTGCGAGAGCATTGATGGACACCGTCACGTTTTATCAGCTAGCGCCCGACGTAATGGTTGGGGCGGACACGATGGCCAACTTATGGGTCGCGAGCGCATCGATTTGGATGAAGGTCGTCCGCCTCTTTTGATCGCGGGGCGGGTGTTGAATGAGTTTTGCGCGCATGCGCGCGAGACTCAACCCGAAGAGTGTTGCGGTTTGATCACTGGCGACAGTGTACGACGCTTTCGCACGGTGTATCGCTGTCGCAATGAAATGACGCTCTATCACATGAAGGATCCGCAGCGGTATCCGCGAGACGGAAAGAAGGCGTTCTACATGAATGAATCCGATTACCTCAAGGCATTGGAGAATGCCGAGAGCAACGGAGAAACAGTCTCCGCGGTGTATCACTCCCATGTTGGCGCGGGTTCCTATTTTTCTGAGATGGACCAGGAGTTTGCAGAGCACGAGCTGTTCCCGTTTCCGGACGTGGCCCACGTCGTGATCGCCGTCTGGGATGGGCAGGTGAATCAACTCGGCGTGTTCGAACGCGACGGCGCCAGTGCACCCTTCACAGGTCGCAGCCTGGAGGCGGAACCCTCGTGAACGCTACCCCGATCGTACGTCGCGCGATGTTGAGCGCAATTGCCGCCGCTTTGGTTCTCGGATCGCTCGGCTGCGCGAGCAACACTATCGTGCGGGCCAGGTTGCCCGACGACATGATCGCCGTTCGAATGTGGGAGAGCGAAAATGCTCGTCGCCGCAAAGAAATGTTGACCGAAGCTGCGGGACAAAGGGGTAGCAGGCAGCAACCCGGTGTGATGGATCTGGGCAGCCTCACTTCCCAATGGAGGAGGTCGAGCAAGGATCCCGCAAATCGATATCCAGGTCGCTTGGCGTTGATCAATCCGAGAACACTCGAAGTGACGTATCCCGTTCAGGCTCCGTTGGGGGCTCGGCCGTTGTCCTGGTCCGCAGACCGAGAGCGCTTGATCTTCACGAGTAATCGCCAAAGCGATCGCTTTCAGATCTATGAACTCAATTTTGCGACCGGAGAAGTCAAAAACCTTGCGGGTGGGAGAGGTAACTATCTAGCCGCCGCGTATGCTCCGGACGAAGGTTTCGCCTACGGGGTCATTCAGCTCGACGTCAACGGCGAAGTAGAGACAAGTATTTACAAGAGCGAGCCGCGGATGCGGGATCGGCTGTTGGTGGAAGGGGCTGCGGTTCGCCACATCACCTACTCCCCGGATGGTCGCTACGTGGTATTCACTCCGCAGACGATCGAAGCCTTGGCTTCCAAACGAGGCGGGTTGCCGTACATGGTCGTTCAGGCGGTTGAATCCCGAGGCGACCACAAGAAACTCGCACCCGGGCTGCATCCGGTCTTCTCGCCAGATGGCAAGTGGATCGTCTACGCGGCGAGCCGTGGAGGTCATCTTCAGACTTATCGCGTGCGCGTAGACGGAAGCGGACGCACGCCCATGGGACCGGGGGTTCGAAACGAAGACACGCCAGCGATCTCGCCGGATGGGAAATTTGTCGCTTACGTGTCGGCTCACAATGGATTGAACCGTCTCTTTGTAAAGCGATTCGACGGAACCGGAGATCGCTTGCTCTACGACGGTGCCTCAGTGGAATGGCCGATCTGGTAGTGGCTCGGCCGGGGCGCGAGATGAGCTCGGAAGGAAATACGAAATCTAGAGAAGTCGACCGCGAATCTGCGCGACCTCGACATGAGATCAAGGAAGGAAGGAGAACGCACCATGTCAAATATTCAATCTGTGCCGATTCACGGCGGACTCGACGCACCGGTCAACCGGGTCGTGCCCCTGGGCCAACGCAATGACTTTCTGAAGGAGGCCGCGGAGCTTCCATTTGTCGTCGTGACCGCTGCCGATCTTTCCACGGTCTACCGAATTGCCGACGGCACCCTGTCGCCAATCGAAGGGCCGATGGGAAAAGAAGAGTGGCATCAGGTGCTCGACGAAGAGCGAATCATTCGCGGCGGAGAAAGCTATGCGTGGACGATTCCACTTTCGCTTCCGGTCAGCGATGAAGAAGCAAGTTCGATTGTTGCGGGCAAGGGCGTTGCGATTCGGGACGAACAGGGCAATGCGATAGCGATTGTCGATGACGCGGAGGTCTTCGACTATGACAAGGCCAAGTATGTAAAGAGCGTCTACGGCACAGAGCGAACGGACCATCCCGGTGGCCGGATGACCGAGAGCGATCCGCGTACGAAGCTGCTGGGCGGCAAGTTGCGGGCCCTCGCACAGCCAGTCAATCTCGAGTATGGCGAGTATATGCTCTCGCCCCTCCAGAGTCGGGCGTTGTTTGCCACGCGTCAGTATGAACGCGTGCTTGCTTTTCAGACCCGCAATCCCCTGCACCGCGCGCACGAATACGCGTTGGTATCCGGTGCCGAGGACTTGACCAAAGCCGGACACTTCACCGGAGTGGTCTTGAACCCGTTGATGGGCGAACTGAAGGGTGACGATGTTCCGGCCAGCATGCGCATGGAAACTTATCGCTCTCTACATGACGGCCGCTTGTTGGGTAAGGGCGACAAAGACGAGAGCATCTGGAAGGATGCAGGTTATGATATCTCCGAGGTGTTCGAGCTGATCGGACTCGACATCAAGATGTTCTACGGCGGTCCGAAAGAAGCCGTGATGCATTCGATCTACCGGCAAAATCTAGGTTTCACTGACATCGTCATCGGGCGCAAGCACGCGGATGCGCCGTTCGAGGACGGGGAGGCGATCTGGGGAGACTTCGATGCGCACCACATCTTCGATCAGCTGAAAGGCAAGTTGCACATCCAGCCCTGCAAGATTGGCTTTGCGGCATACTACGAGAGTCTCGGCCGAGTGGATTTGATGGAGCGACACAAGGGCGAGAAGCCCATTTCGGTGAGCGGAACCAAAATTCGCGAACAGCTGAAGGCGGGTGAGCGTCCAGATGATCGCATCATGCGTCCCGAAACCGCAGATCTGTTGATTCAAGCATATAAAGGGTAGGGAGTAGAGCGGTCGAGCAGATCGTGTGGATATATTATGAAGATTGGAATTCCCAGAGAGTCCAAGGACCGCGAATATCGAGTCGGGTTGGTGCCGGATGGTGCCAGCGTTCTGTGCCAGGCGGGCCATGAAGTGATCGTCGAGAGTTCCGCCGGCGTCGGCAGCGGATTTTCCGACGAGGACTACTCCCGAGTTGGCGCGCGCATCGTAGACTGCGAGGAAGCGTGGACGACCCCGGATATGGTCGTCAAGGTGAAGGAACCCGTGGGCAACGAGCCCAAGCTGCTCCAATCGGGCCAGACGCTGTTCACCTATCTGCATCTGGCGGCAGCGGAAGAACTCGCCCACTCGTTGCTCGAGGCCGATGTCTGCGCGATCGCCTACGAAACCCTGCAAGATGCACAGGGGGGCTTTCCCCTGCTGGCTCCCATGAGCGAAGTCGCGGGACGCCTGGCAGCGCAGATCGGAGCGCAGCTCCTGCTCAAGGACTGCGGCGGCAAGGGTTTGCTGCTCGGCGGAGTCCCCGGAGTGATGCGCGGCCGCGTCACGATTCTCGGCGCGGGCATCGTCGGGACCAATGCACTGCGAATCGCCCGTGCGCTCGGTGCCGAGGTCGATTTGATCGACATTGATCTGCGACGTCTGGCCGAGATCGAGGAGCAATATCAGGGGACCATCAATACCCTGGCTTCGACCCCCGGCAACATCGAGCGCTCGGTGCGCTCATGTGATCTCCTGATTGGAGCGGTGTATCTCCGCGGTCGGCGTGCGCCAACTCTAGTCAGTACAAAACTGGTTTCGGCGATGGAACCAGGTTCCGCAGTGGTCGACGTTGCGGTCGATCAAGGGGGTTGCATCGAAACGATTCACGCCACCACCCACTCGGATCCCACCTATCTCGTGGGCGATATCGTTCACTATGGGGTCGCGAACATGCCGGGCGCCGTTCCGCGCACATCGACTCTCGCCCTCACGAATGCGACGCTGCCGTTCATCGTGCAGATGGCAAATGAGGGCGTCGAAGCGTCGCTCCGCCGGGACGCTCAGTTGGCCACCGGAGTGAGTCTCTGGCGGGGCAACGTCGTCTGCGAAGGAGTCGCTGAAGCGCTCTCGCTTCCGAGCGTGCCGCTGTCGAAACTGCTCTAGCCTGGCAATCTGCAGACTGACCCTGCGACCGCCATGCGCGGTCGAGGTTCTTTGGCGGGTCGCTAGCCCAAGCGGATTCGTGCGACTTCTGCGGCCTCAATGAGTTCGTCTCGCGTCGAGCCGTCACCCGGGTAGACGGCGTAGCCGAAAGCCAGAGCGATTCGTACGGGGTCGTTGAGTTTTTCCAGCTTCGAGATTTCTTCGGCAACCGAACGCGCGAGTTCCGCCACACGTTGATCCGGCGAATGTCCGGGGTCGGGAAGCAGGATGGTAAAACGCGATGGTCCCGAGCGACCGAGAACGTCGAAGTCTCGCAACTTGCCCCGAAGCACATCCGCCACGCCCAGGATGACCCGGTGAACCTGGGACGCGCTGGCTGCGGATTCGATCTCCGCGAGGTTTTCAATTTCACACGTGGCAATTGCCAGCGCGCACTGACGGCCGTCGGCCCGCACGACTTCTTCGTGAATCCGTTTGCCGAGATATTCGGCGTTGGGCAGGCTGGTCTGTGGATCAAAATTTCGATGCTGCCGAGCGAGCGAATGAAACTGAGCGTTATCGACCGCGCGTTCGACGTAGGTGGCGAATCGCGTAAAGCTGGCTAGATCGTCGTCGTTGAAGTCGAGGGCGTAGAAGCGGTCCGGGGCGACCTTGTCGTAGACTGAAAGAATGCCGATGACTCGGCCTTCGCGTTTCAGCGGAGCACTCAGCAGCGAGCGAACGTCGGCGGTAGCGTCCGATGATTTCGTGTTGTGCGTGATGTCTTGCACGATGATTGGTGTACGTCGGCGTATGGTCTCCACCGTAACTTGTTTGTCGAATCGGAACAGCCGTTCCTGCTGACGACCGTCCGCCGGACCGAAGTAGGCGCGTATCACGTAGCGCAAGGTCTGTGGGTCTTGTAGCCGGAGCACCGCGTGTTCCGCGTCCATGATGATCGCGCTCGAAGACGTGGCCATGCGCGCGACTTCGTTCACATCGTCTGCCGAGACCATGCGCACCCCGGCTTCGTTTATCGCATTGGCGCGGGTTGCGCGTACGGCCATGCGCGCTTCGCGGTCCGCCTGGGCAATCCCCTCGGCCATGGCCGCGGCCATGTCGAGCAAAGTCTCTTCAGCTCCGCGTCCGCGCGGTGGAAGAGTGCCGACCTGAAGCGAAAGAATGCCGACCCTATCTTCTCCGGCGCAAAGCGGCAAGCAGATGTACGCCACCGAACCGTCGTCGTCGCGCAAAAATGTGGGTCTGCCCGATTGTGCCACTCGACCATCGACGCCCTGGCCCTTGACGATCCGGTACTCGCCGGCAAATCCTCCTCCGGTCAAGGAAGTCGCAGCCAGTGTGAGATTCTGGCTTCGTTCTTCGCGCAGGTACACGGTGGCGATGCCACCACCCACGTGCTCGGCAAATGTCTGACACAGCTCTTCGAGTCGCTCGAGGATCGGAGTCCGCGCGTTGAGCGTGTTCTGGATCTTGCGAACTGCGCGAAAGCGCGTCGCCTGGTCGCGCATGGACTCGTGTTCCTGGGCGCGGTCGATGATCTGGGCGTCCAGCACTGCGAGTTGTTCGAGGAAGTGGAGATCGTTTTCATCGAAGCTATTCGCGATCGAGCTGTGGTGCAGATTCAGTACTCCAAGGATCTGGCCCTTCACGATCAGCGGCACACAGATGGCGCTTTCGATATCTGCGCGTTCGCGGACGATGTCGAATTTGTTGGCGTCGGCCTTGCCCCGCAACAAGAGCGAACGCGCATCCGCCGCAACCCGCCCGGCGATCCCTTCGCCCAGGCGCACTCGAATCTTGGGCCACAGCTCTCGTTCGACGCCGTGGGCCACGCGGATTCGCAACTCCTGGTGTGAATCGTCGAATAACATCAGCGAGCCACCATCCGCACCGGTTGACCCCACCGCGATGTCGAGCATCCGCAGGAACAACTCGTCCGAATCGATCGCCAGATCGACCGATTCCACGATCTCACCCAGCGCCTGTAGCAACTCGGATTTGCGGTCCTGATTTACGACCCCATAGGCCCAGAGGAGTCTGGCGGTCAGTGGTTTCAGGATTTGCAGGTGTCCGTCGGCCGCGTCGGGGAACACGCTTGCAAAGCTCGGGCTGTTGCCCGAATCGACGACGGCGTCGAGGTCTCCGGGGCTCAGGAATGCGTTGAGGTCGTCGGTCAAGAGCGGCTTGATTTGTGCGGCGACTTCGGCGCCCACCTGATACGCGTCATTGAGGGCCGCTGCGGTGTCTGCGGCCCAATAGCGCACGATTTCGATATTCGGATTGGATTCGAGCAACTGCGCGAGTCGCAAGACTTCTTCGTTCACTCCGAATACACCAATTTTTTTGCGCATAGCCAGCTCTACAGGTTAGGAGTCGCCGTCCAGCAATGGATCGAGCTGAATGGTGAGTGCGAGGGTGACCGTCTCGCCCTCATTGTTGCCGAGCACGAGTGGAACGGAAATGCCTCGGTCGCCGACTCGGCTCGCTTCTCCAACGGAAACGATGCGAAAGTCGGCTCCGATGTGTGCGCCGCCCTCGGGCTTGTGCTGGTGGGAAACTGCATCCCACGGTTGATCGAGCATGGCCTGGGCGTCGCTGGCGACTGCGGCAACGGCATCGGCTTCGACGTCGTCTGCCGCTTCGGCGAGGATTGCGCTTTCCATCAAAGTGAGGACGCTGCCAGAGGTGATCGGCACGACCACGGGGCTCGGTTCGCTCGCCGGGCTGGGCTCGACCGTTTCTAGTGTCTGCGTATCCTGGCTGGGTTCGGGTTCGATGGCCCGGACAGATTCGACGGGCGGTGCAGGGGCGGGCTGCTCTGCATTGGGTAGCGCGTCCTCGCGTTTGCCCAGGAAGCGAATCACCTGTTTGGAGATCGTCGTCAGGGTCTTGAGGATGCCAGTGCCCGTCTTGGCCGAGGCTTCGTAAACAGCAGCGCCCTGGATCTGAATTTCGCGGTGGAGCCGCTCGATCACAAAGGGATCGACTAGATCGCACTTGTTGTATTGGATCACGAACGGCAGATCGTCCGGAGTGTGACCATAGTCGGAGAGGAATTCGAGCAACTCGTGCAGGCTCGCGATGTTCGCTTCGATGTACTCCGGGCGACTGTCTGCGACGAACACTGCACCGTCGACCCGGTCGAGCAATTGCTTGCGAGTCGGTGCTTGTTCGGCGGCACCGGGCACACCGATTATATGCAGGCGTGTCCGAACGCCATTCACCTGACCCAACTCGATCGGTAGCACCTCGTATTCGACCGTCGGGTCGATGCGGGTGGGTAGCTTGCGCAGATCTCCGCGATTATCCTGTTTGAGCTTGCTGTGAATCATCGCGAGGTTCGCAGAAATTCCAGCGCCGGGGATTCCCCAGTAGACGATGCGTGCGTTGATTTCATTCTGATCAGTCCGGATCTCTGCCACTAGATCTTCCCCTTTTTGGAGAGCAGGCGACGCGCTTGGGTTGAGATCACGGAGGATACATCTCTACTCCTCATCAGGGCCTTGAGATCCTTCTCCTGGATGTAATTCAGGAATTTCATGGCGGCAGAAGGTGGCGTTTTGGAGTTTCTCACGAGCCCGAGCTTGACCTGGTAGTGCTTGGTGAATTCTCGCTTCATCGAGATGATGCGCAGGATTTCCTCGGGTGAATTGCGGTTGTTCGCGATCGTGACAATTTCGTTGTCAGTGATCTTGGGGCTCATCATGACCGAGGTGTAGACGACCTTGTTACGGTCTCGGAGCAGCAGGTTGCGCGCCTCCTTGCCGCCGCTGCGCGCCAGCTTGATCTTCTGCATCACGGTCATTTTCTGGATCGCTGCAAACAGATTGCCGTCGACCTCTTCGTCGTCGACGTCTTCCCCGTCTTCTTTGCTCAGCTGTTTGGCGAGGTGGGCGTATTCTTCGCCTAGCAGCGCAGCCACGGCAGCCTCGGCGTCCTCGTCGCTGAGTTCGTCCGAGCTGTCGAAGGGGTCTAAGTCTGGCGAATCCTTATCCGGTCTGCTGATCCCGAGGAATTTCAAAATTCTTTCGATCGCGGCTCGACCGGTCAGGGTATTCTCGCCGAGGGCCTCTACGATGGCCTCACAGCGAAGCAGGCGCTCCTGGTTCTGGCTCACGATGTCTACAACGCGACGGTGCGGCAGAGTGGCCAGGTAGGCGACGGTGAGGTCGTTGGCGGCCGCGTTCAGCGCAATCAACTCGCAGGCGCCTTCGTCATCTCGCTTCAGCTTGGAGTAGAACGAGAGGATGGCGGGATGGGTCGGGCCGGACAGGACGGTGGTCAGTAGCGTCTCCGGAAGTTCTTCGAGGCTTTGCTGGGCGCGCTGCTTGACCTGATCGTCAGGATCGTGCAACAGGGCAAAGAGCACGCTCGTGAGTTCGATCGGCTGCAGGGGCAGGGCACCCCCCGCCGCCATACGTCGAACGGAAACCGGCGCATCGCGTCGTACGTACTTCTCTGCCTCGGAGCTCAGTTTGAGGCGAATTTTCTTGGGCTGCGGAGTTGGGTTGGCCACGTTGTTCTGCGAATTCTCCACGACCGTCGTGTGTTCAGCGAGTTCAATAGACCGCCGAATACACGAATAAAAACGAGGGGAATATCCCCCAATTCGATGAGCAAAACCCGTGCGCCAGCCGGATCGGGCCTACCCCCGTCTGCGTTTTCCTCGGCCGGTCGGAGGCCGAACTTTATCGCGATCTGGCCGCGCGTTTCGCCGAGACTTGCCTAGCTCCGGCGGCCTGGGGCCGCGCCAGCACGGTTCTTTTCGAAAAGGATTCTGAGACCTTCGAGGGTCAGAAACGGGACGACTTCTTCGATCGCCTCACTCTCGCTCGCGATGCGGCGCGCGAGCCCACCGGTCGCAATCACCCGCGCCGGGCCGTCGAGTTCGCCTCGGATCCGCTTCACCATGGCGTCGACCATCCCCGCGTAGCCGTACAGGAGCCCGGATTGCAGCGCGCCGGTCGTGGTCTTGCCGATCACGGTCTTGGGTCGAGCGATTTCCACCCGGTGGAGCTTGGATGCGCGGTCGAACAATGCCTCCATCGAGATGTGGATTCCCGGGCAAATCACGCCGCCGAGGTACTCGCCCGCTTTCGATACACAGTCAAAGGTCGTGGCCGTACCGAAGTCCACCGCGATAATCGGCCCCCCGTAGATCTCGAACGCCGCCACCGCGTTGACAATGCGGTCGGCCCCCACCTCTCGCGGGTTTTCGTAGCGCAGGGGCATGCCGGTCTTCATCCCGGGCCCCACAATCTGCGGCTCTCGATCAAACAGCTTGCTGCAAGTCCGCTCCCAAATCGGCACTGACGGCGGAACGACACTCGACATGATGATGTCGGTAATCTCGCTCCTGTCGCGCCCCTCTTGCTCAAAGAGCGACCGCAGGGTGATCGAAAG
This DNA window, taken from Myxococcales bacterium, encodes the following:
- a CDS encoding aminopeptidase, which codes for MQLNSTGCYYGHLAVGQTKLLLARQSVDKLLANPETDEELRSKLQLVQQAREFAAELGLEVKGQYTSYVPWPHDRIVTSVIATKPGSIEASNFRFPIVGAVPYKGFFDRELAEREAERLRGLGMDVCLGAISAYSTLGWFDDPLTSPMLNTTPERLVETVIHELVHANVFLKSQPDFNEGVANFIGEEAVVLFYSRDMRSGLGAHADTNADANSVDPRVRVSDDRLIAKTLMSLRDDVAQLYATEMPERERQLQRDKLETAGRKTLAALALQSRSASQFAERARINDACLAIQGTYVSDTPRHLAVLAQLDGDLVRFIARLRLVAEVDDPRSTFFAP
- a CDS encoding 50S ribosomal protein L11 methyltransferase; this translates as MSSRAEDFFCVRFVVEIDSSTGAAGAAEEENSALQTTADRIVAECWGAGAAGMEERSRSQDILLLIYAAHSCLQQVVFAATAAGGRIDGKPELVSERNWSEAWKQGLEAIEISERLVVRPSFVAFDLRPGQCEIVIDPGQAFGTGGHASTRLILEWLDVLSPDLSEQIRVLDVGTGTGVLAMAALALGAGRAVGFDLDSVAVIEAGKWAERNGFADRLSLFVGGIEALQAQPFDLVVANLLRSELFPIIPLLAGCIDEKGTVLLSGLLAQEQGRVEAAMAPFGFKTKGARFMRDDTRDNSTGDHWVSLLMGRA
- a CDS encoding Mov34/MPN/PAD-1 family protein, with product MGRERIDLDEGRPPLLIAGRVLNEFCAHARETQPEECCGLITGDSVRRFRTVYRCRNEMTLYHMKDPQRYPRDGKKAFYMNESDYLKALENAESNGETVSAVYHSHVGAGSYFSEMDQEFAEHELFPFPDVAHVVIAVWDGQVNQLGVFERDGASAPFTGRSLEAEPS
- a CDS encoding PD40 domain-containing protein yields the protein MNATPIVRRAMLSAIAAALVLGSLGCASNTIVRARLPDDMIAVRMWESENARRRKEMLTEAAGQRGSRQQPGVMDLGSLTSQWRRSSKDPANRYPGRLALINPRTLEVTYPVQAPLGARPLSWSADRERLIFTSNRQSDRFQIYELNFATGEVKNLAGGRGNYLAAAYAPDEGFAYGVIQLDVNGEVETSIYKSEPRMRDRLLVEGAAVRHITYSPDGRYVVFTPQTIEALASKRGGLPYMVVQAVESRGDHKKLAPGLHPVFSPDGKWIVYAASRGGHLQTYRVRVDGSGRTPMGPGVRNEDTPAISPDGKFVAYVSAHNGLNRLFVKRFDGTGDRLLYDGASVEWPIW
- a CDS encoding sulfate adenylyltransferase, coding for MSNIQSVPIHGGLDAPVNRVVPLGQRNDFLKEAAELPFVVVTAADLSTVYRIADGTLSPIEGPMGKEEWHQVLDEERIIRGGESYAWTIPLSLPVSDEEASSIVAGKGVAIRDEQGNAIAIVDDAEVFDYDKAKYVKSVYGTERTDHPGGRMTESDPRTKLLGGKLRALAQPVNLEYGEYMLSPLQSRALFATRQYERVLAFQTRNPLHRAHEYALVSGAEDLTKAGHFTGVVLNPLMGELKGDDVPASMRMETYRSLHDGRLLGKGDKDESIWKDAGYDISEVFELIGLDIKMFYGGPKEAVMHSIYRQNLGFTDIVIGRKHADAPFEDGEAIWGDFDAHHIFDQLKGKLHIQPCKIGFAAYYESLGRVDLMERHKGEKPISVSGTKIREQLKAGERPDDRIMRPETADLLIQAYKG
- the ald gene encoding alanine dehydrogenase; this encodes MKIGIPRESKDREYRVGLVPDGASVLCQAGHEVIVESSAGVGSGFSDEDYSRVGARIVDCEEAWTTPDMVVKVKEPVGNEPKLLQSGQTLFTYLHLAAAEELAHSLLEADVCAIAYETLQDAQGGFPLLAPMSEVAGRLAAQIGAQLLLKDCGGKGLLLGGVPGVMRGRVTILGAGIVGTNALRIARALGAEVDLIDIDLRRLAEIEEQYQGTINTLASTPGNIERSVRSCDLLIGAVYLRGRRAPTLVSTKLVSAMEPGSAVVDVAVDQGGCIETIHATTHSDPTYLVGDIVHYGVANMPGAVPRTSTLALTNATLPFIVQMANEGVEASLRRDAQLATGVSLWRGNVVCEGVAEALSLPSVPLSKLL
- a CDS encoding GAF domain-containing protein; translation: MRKKIGVFGVNEEVLRLAQLLESNPNIEIVRYWAADTAAALNDAYQVGAEVAAQIKPLLTDDLNAFLSPGDLDAVVDSGNSPSFASVFPDAADGHLQILKPLTARLLWAYGVVNQDRKSELLQALGEIVESVDLAIDSDELFLRMLDIAVGSTGADGGSLMLFDDSHQELRIRVAHGVERELWPKIRVRLGEGIAGRVAADARSLLLRGKADANKFDIVRERADIESAICVPLIVKGQILGVLNLHHSSIANSFDENDLHFLEQLAVLDAQIIDRAQEHESMRDQATRFRAVRKIQNTLNARTPILERLEELCQTFAEHVGGGIATVYLREERSQNLTLAATSLTGGGFAGEYRIVKGQGVDGRVAQSGRPTFLRDDDGSVAYICLPLCAGEDRVGILSLQVGTLPPRGRGAEETLLDMAAAMAEGIAQADREARMAVRATRANAINEAGVRMVSADDVNEVARMATSSSAIIMDAEHAVLRLQDPQTLRYVIRAYFGPADGRQQERLFRFDKQVTVETIRRRTPIIVQDITHNTKSSDATADVRSLLSAPLKREGRVIGILSVYDKVAPDRFYALDFNDDDLASFTRFATYVERAVDNAQFHSLARQHRNFDPQTSLPNAEYLGKRIHEEVVRADGRQCALAIATCEIENLAEIESAASASQVHRVILGVADVLRGKLRDFDVLGRSGPSRFTILLPDPGHSPDQRVAELARSVAEEISKLEKLNDPVRIALAFGYAVYPGDGSTRDELIEAAEVARIRLG
- a CDS encoding type III pantothenate kinase; this encodes MPQTVLLVVDIGNTNISLGIFDYRDGEANGLLAQHWRISTHREQTSDELSITLRSLFEQEGRDRSEITDIIMSSVVPPSVPIWERTCSKLFDREPQIVGPGMKTGMPLRYENPREVGADRIVNAVAAFEIYGGPIIAVDFGTATTFDCVSKAGEYLGGVICPGIHISMEALFDRASKLHRVEIARPKTVIGKTTTGALQSGLLYGYAGMVDAMVKRIRGELDGPARVIATGGLARRIASESEAIEEVVPFLTLEGLRILFEKNRAGAAPGRRS